DNA from Sphingomonas sp. SUN039:
AGCGCTCAGGCCTCGCGCTCGGGGCCTGGGGCGCGGTGCAGGCAAGCTGCGCGGGCAGCGCGATCCTGCTCGGCGGGCTCGTCCGCGATGCGCTCGGCGCGTCGGGCTATGCCACGGTCTACACGGCCGAGATCGTCCTGTTGATCGCCACATTGATTGCTGTGGGGCCGCTCGTGCGCCCCGCCTCCGAAAAGTCGCTGCGTACCAACCGGCCGTTCGGCCTTGCCGAATTTCCGGCCTGAGAAACGAAAGGAAACGCCCATGTCACCCGTGATTTCTGGGAACATCGATGTGGCTCTCATCACGTTGAATGCGTTCGTGCTGTTCTTCATCGGGCTCGTGATCTACCTGAACCGCGAGAGCCGCCGCGAAGGGTTTCCGCTCGAGGACGACTTCGGCGGCAAGATCCACAGCCGTGCGCTGATCCACGATGCCAGCCCCAAGACGTTCAAGCTGCCCTTCGGGCGCGGCACCCGCTCGACAGCGGATTATCCGCGCGAGCCGATCGACCTGCCGGTGGCGCGCGAGCGCTTCCCCGGTTCGCCGCTGCGTCCGACCGGTAACCCGCTGACCGACGGCATCGGTCCGGCGGCCTGGGCGAACCGCGCGAAACTGCCCGATCTCGATATCGAGGGGCATCCGCGCATCGTGCCGCTCGCTTCGACCGACGCCATCTGGATCGACGGGCGCGACCCCGACCCGCGCGGCATGGCAGTGATCGGTGCCGGTGGCGGCCTTGCCGGAACGGTGACCGACATCTGGGTCGACAAGGCCGACCGCCTGATCCGTTACCTCGAAATGGCGGTCAACGGCGTCGCGGGTCAGCATGTGCTGGTCCCGATGACCATGTCGAAAATCAACGGTCGCGCACGACAAGTCGTGTGCGACGCGCTGACCGCGCCGCAGTTCGCCGGCGCGCCGCTCGCCCCGACCACAGGCACGATCACCCTTTATGAGGAAGAACGCGCCCAGGCCTATTTCGGCGGCGGCTACCTCTACGCCACACCCGAGCGGCAGGAACCGTACCTGTGATCGTCGAATATGATGTAGAGCC
Protein-coding regions in this window:
- the puhA gene encoding photosynthetic reaction center subunit H, whose amino-acid sequence is MSPVISGNIDVALITLNAFVLFFIGLVIYLNRESRREGFPLEDDFGGKIHSRALIHDASPKTFKLPFGRGTRSTADYPREPIDLPVARERFPGSPLRPTGNPLTDGIGPAAWANRAKLPDLDIEGHPRIVPLASTDAIWIDGRDPDPRGMAVIGAGGGLAGTVTDIWVDKADRLIRYLEMAVNGVAGQHVLVPMTMSKINGRARQVVCDALTAPQFAGAPLAPTTGTITLYEEERAQAYFGGGYLYATPERQEPYL